The following proteins are encoded in a genomic region of Desulfovibrio sp.:
- a CDS encoding putative sulfate exporter family transporter, translating into MASTKAYNEDKVALLIGCFIFLLALGKFAGLDLLGWGLKMGMWVKSPLDCWSSASKGALPGVGALIASYVFIAAVMSVGIKLMKGNIGKFLYGFTCIFFIAIACYTVGANAYIAANPTEIAKQGITWSLGLSTEAGLIVALVMGILLGNLTPGFAESLREACRPELFVKIAIVILGAELGVKAADAAGFAGHVIFRGLCAIVEAYLLYWSVVYYVARKYFKFNKEWAAPLASGISICGVSAAIATGGAIRARPVVPIMVSSLVVVFTCIEMLILPFIAQHFLYTEPMVAGGWMGLAVKSDGGAIASGAITESLILSKMAGLGTKWEPGWIVMVTTTVKIFIDMFIGVWALVLAYIWTAKFDKTRGERTMTWSDVMDRFPRFVLGYLGTFLILLFFCLSSPELHKLGKAMAGALNGFRVMFFLLTFFSIGLVSNFRKLKEEGIGRLAVVYIVCLFGFIIWVGLFISYAFFHGMTPPVMAG; encoded by the coding sequence ATGGCATCAACAAAAGCCTATAATGAAGACAAAGTAGCCCTGCTTATCGGCTGCTTCATCTTCTTGCTGGCGCTGGGCAAGTTCGCTGGCCTGGATCTGCTGGGCTGGGGCCTCAAAATGGGCATGTGGGTCAAAAGCCCTCTTGATTGCTGGTCTTCGGCCTCTAAGGGCGCATTGCCTGGCGTGGGGGCTCTGATCGCCAGCTATGTGTTCATCGCTGCCGTCATGTCTGTGGGCATCAAGCTCATGAAGGGCAACATCGGCAAGTTCCTTTACGGTTTTACCTGCATTTTCTTCATTGCCATCGCCTGCTACACTGTTGGCGCCAACGCCTACATTGCAGCCAACCCCACGGAAATCGCCAAGCAGGGCATCACCTGGTCGCTTGGTTTGAGCACCGAGGCTGGCCTTATTGTGGCCTTGGTCATGGGTATTCTGCTGGGCAACCTTACGCCCGGATTTGCTGAATCCCTGCGCGAAGCCTGCCGCCCCGAACTTTTCGTCAAAATCGCCATCGTTATTCTTGGTGCCGAACTTGGCGTTAAGGCCGCCGACGCCGCTGGCTTTGCCGGTCACGTTATTTTCCGAGGCCTGTGCGCCATTGTTGAAGCTTATTTGCTGTACTGGTCCGTTGTTTACTACGTGGCTCGTAAGTACTTCAAGTTCAATAAGGAATGGGCTGCTCCCCTTGCTTCGGGCATTTCCATCTGCGGCGTCTCTGCGGCCATCGCCACCGGCGGCGCCATCCGCGCCCGGCCTGTGGTGCCGATCATGGTTTCCTCGCTGGTCGTGGTGTTCACCTGCATCGAAATGCTGATCCTGCCCTTTATCGCGCAGCACTTCCTGTACACCGAACCCATGGTGGCCGGTGGCTGGATGGGCCTTGCCGTTAAGTCTGACGGCGGCGCTATCGCCAGCGGCGCCATCACTGAATCCCTGATTCTTTCCAAGATGGCTGGCCTCGGCACCAAGTGGGAGCCAGGCTGGATCGTGATGGTGACCACCACCGTCAAAATCTTCATCGACATGTTCATCGGCGTGTGGGCCCTGGTCCTCGCCTACATCTGGACTGCCAAGTTCGACAAGACCCGTGGCGAACGCACCATGACCTGGAGCGACGTTATGGATCGTTTCCCCCGCTTCGTGCTGGGGTACCTTGGCACCTTCCTGATCCTGCTGTTCTTCTGCCTGTCTTCGCCTGAACTGCACAAGCTCGGCAAGGCCATGGCTGGCGCCCTCAACGGCTTCCGCGTCATGTTCTTCCTGCTGACCTTCTTCAGCATCGGTCTGGTGTCCAACTTCCGCAAGCTGAAGGAAGAAGGCATTGGCCGTCTGGCAGTTGTGTACATCGTGTGCCTGTTCGGCTTCATCATCTGGGTGGGCCTGTTCATTTCTTATGCCTTCTTCCACGGCATGACCCCGCCTGTGATGGCTGGCTAG
- a CDS encoding O-acetylhomoserine aminocarboxypropyltransferase/cysteine synthase family protein: MKTESLCLHAGYEPGNGEPRVLPIVQSTTFKYATTAEVAKLFDLAEAGFFYSRLGNPTVDAVEQKIAALEGGVGALCTSSGQAASMLSLLNVAQSGDHVVSAASIYGGTFNLFAVTLKKLGIEVTFVDQTSSEAELEKAFRPNTRAVFGETLSNPSMDVLDIERFAKLAHRHRLPLIIDNTFATPVLCRPFEFGADIVVHSTTKYMDGHALQVGGVIVDSGNFDWASGKFPEFTEPDPSYHGLVYSQAFGKAAYIVKARVQLMRDMGCCQSPQGAFYINQGLETLPLRMERHCRNAEAVAAYLEKHPAVESVNYPRLLGHPQKALADKYMPKGCSGVISLSLKGGREAGARFIDSLKMISLQVHVADIRTCVLHPASSTHRQLTDDQLREAGITPGMVRLSVGVEHVDDIIADLEQALGR, encoded by the coding sequence ATGAAAACGGAATCTCTTTGTCTGCACGCGGGCTATGAACCGGGCAATGGCGAACCCCGCGTTCTGCCCATAGTGCAGAGCACTACCTTTAAGTACGCCACCACCGCCGAAGTGGCGAAGCTTTTTGATCTTGCCGAAGCGGGCTTTTTTTACTCCCGCCTTGGCAACCCCACGGTTGACGCCGTGGAGCAAAAAATTGCCGCTCTTGAAGGCGGCGTTGGCGCGCTGTGCACCTCGTCCGGTCAGGCGGCAAGCATGCTCTCCCTGCTCAATGTGGCCCAGAGCGGCGACCATGTGGTGAGCGCCGCCAGCATTTACGGCGGCACGTTCAACCTGTTTGCCGTTACCCTCAAAAAGCTGGGCATTGAAGTCACCTTTGTGGATCAGACCTCCTCCGAGGCCGAGCTGGAAAAGGCCTTCCGGCCCAACACGCGCGCCGTGTTCGGCGAAACGCTCTCCAACCCCTCCATGGACGTTCTGGATATAGAGCGTTTTGCCAAGCTGGCCCACAGGCACAGGCTGCCCCTGATCATCGACAACACCTTTGCCACTCCCGTGCTTTGCCGCCCCTTTGAATTCGGGGCCGACATCGTAGTCCATTCCACCACCAAATATATGGACGGCCATGCCCTTCAGGTGGGCGGCGTCATCGTGGACAGCGGTAACTTTGACTGGGCCTCCGGCAAGTTCCCCGAATTTACGGAACCCGATCCTTCCTACCACGGCCTCGTGTACTCACAGGCCTTCGGCAAAGCCGCTTACATCGTCAAGGCGCGCGTGCAGCTCATGCGCGATATGGGCTGCTGCCAGAGCCCTCAGGGCGCGTTCTACATCAATCAGGGCCTCGAAACCCTGCCCTTGCGCATGGAACGCCACTGCCGCAATGCCGAAGCCGTCGCCGCCTATCTGGAAAAGCATCCCGCCGTGGAATCCGTCAATTATCCGCGCCTGCTCGGCCACCCGCAAAAAGCCCTGGCCGACAAGTACATGCCCAAAGGCTGCAGCGGCGTCATCTCCCTCTCCCTCAAAGGCGGACGGGAAGCCGGCGCGCGCTTTATCGACAGCCTTAAAATGATCTCCCTCCAGGTTCACGTGGCCGACATCCGCACCTGCGTACTCCATCCCGCCAGCTCCACCCATCGCCAGCTGACCGATGATCAGCTGCGCGAAGCCGGTATCACCCCCGGCATGGTGCGCCTCTCCGTGGGCGTTGAGCATGTGGATGATATTATCGCCGATCTGGAGCAAGCTCTGGGGCGCTAG
- a CDS encoding hydrogenase small subunit, whose protein sequence is MRIAVGLGKKGGEERLERQGISRRDFMKFCTAVAVTMGFGPSFASEVAAALTGRRPSVVYLHAAECTGCSEALLRTYKPFIDAVILDTISLDYHETIMAAAGEAAEQALHAAVENPNGFVCMVEGAIPTGMDNKYGYIGGHTMYDICKEILPKAKAVVNIGTCACYGGVQAAKPNPTGAKGVNECFASLGVKGINIPGCPPNPLNMVGALVAFLQGQKIELDELGRPLMFFGQSVHDLCERRKHFDAGEFAPSFNSEEARKGWCLYEVGCKGPQTYNNCPKVLFNETNWPVAAGHPCIGCSEPGFWDEMSPFYQN, encoded by the coding sequence ATGCGTATTGCCGTGGGTCTGGGCAAAAAAGGCGGAGAAGAGCGTTTAGAGCGCCAGGGCATAAGCCGCCGTGACTTCATGAAATTCTGCACGGCGGTGGCGGTGACGATGGGCTTTGGCCCCTCGTTCGCCTCCGAGGTGGCCGCTGCGCTGACCGGGCGTCGTCCTTCGGTGGTGTATTTGCACGCCGCTGAATGCACGGGCTGTTCCGAAGCGCTGCTGCGCACTTACAAACCCTTTATTGATGCCGTCATTCTCGACACCATCTCTCTTGACTACCACGAAACCATCATGGCCGCCGCTGGCGAAGCCGCCGAACAGGCCCTGCATGCCGCCGTGGAAAACCCCAATGGCTTTGTCTGTATGGTCGAAGGCGCCATTCCTACGGGCATGGACAACAAGTATGGCTACATTGGCGGCCATACCATGTACGACATCTGCAAAGAAATTCTGCCCAAGGCCAAGGCCGTGGTCAACATCGGCACCTGTGCCTGCTACGGCGGCGTTCAGGCTGCCAAGCCGAACCCCACCGGCGCCAAGGGCGTGAACGAATGCTTTGCCAGCCTGGGCGTCAAGGGCATCAATATTCCCGGCTGCCCCCCCAACCCCCTCAATATGGTCGGCGCACTTGTGGCCTTCTTGCAGGGCCAGAAGATCGAACTGGACGAACTGGGCCGCCCGCTCATGTTCTTTGGTCAGAGCGTGCATGACCTTTGCGAACGCCGCAAGCACTTCGACGCCGGCGAGTTTGCGCCTTCCTTCAATTCGGAAGAAGCGCGCAAGGGCTGGTGCCTTTACGAAGTGGGCTGCAAAGGCCCGCAGACGTACAACAACTGTCCCAAGGTTCTCTTCAATGAGACCAACTGGCCGGTGGCTGCCGGGCATCCCTGCATTGGTTGCAGCGAACCCGGTTTCTGGGACGAAATGTCGCCGTTCTACCAGAACTAG
- a CDS encoding DUF523 domain-containing protein: protein MTPRYIVSACLAGERCRYDGGDNTCALVVRLVEEGRAVPVCPEVLGGLETPRSPCERLGNRVVNRDGQDVTDAFERGAALAVDLARKNACTAAIIKSRSPSCGFDRIYDGSFSHTFCAGDGVWAEMLRAEGFALFSELSLPDES from the coding sequence ATGACCCCGCGCTACATAGTCAGCGCCTGTCTGGCTGGTGAACGCTGCCGCTATGACGGCGGCGACAATACCTGCGCGCTTGTGGTGCGGCTGGTGGAAGAGGGCAGGGCAGTGCCTGTCTGCCCGGAGGTTCTGGGCGGGCTTGAAACGCCGCGCAGCCCCTGCGAACGGCTGGGCAACCGCGTTGTGAACCGTGACGGCCAGGACGTGACGGATGCTTTTGAGCGTGGCGCAGCCCTTGCTGTGGACCTTGCCCGCAAGAATGCCTGCACCGCCGCAATTATAAAGAGCCGCTCGCCATCCTGCGGATTTGACCGCATCTATGATGGCAGCTTTAGCCATACATTTTGTGCGGGGGATGGCGTGTGGGCAGAGATGCTACGCGCCGAGGGTTTTGCCCTGTTCAGCGAACTCTCGCTCCCAGACGAGTCCTGA
- a CDS encoding D-alanyl-D-alanine carboxypeptidase family protein: MDKIDTIHSGFGRLAPGDQPGKLQQDDKPCSAGIASSALGCLRRVAVFSILFCAICATLLAGATESLAARGVRAAILVNMDTGKVLFEKNADMSIPPASLTKVMSMFLTMDAVSAKRLSLDEKIRITTAASTVGGSSMHLRNGERVAVRQLLTGAAVASGNDAITALALRVAGNERQFVRAMNQKAKGLGLSRTEFKNPTGLPAAGQRSTPRDIASLTRAYLRVHPGAQKFHSTRVFTHRNRQMANTNALLGSVRGVNGLKTGWTVASGYNLIVTAQRGNTRILAVVMGGTSRNARDAMATRLIEAGFDGGGDPKKIRRAMGYRR, encoded by the coding sequence ATGGATAAGATAGACACCATACATTCTGGTTTTGGCAGGCTTGCACCCGGCGATCAACCCGGCAAACTTCAGCAAGACGACAAACCCTGTAGTGCGGGGATTGCGTCATCTGCTCTGGGTTGCTTGCGGCGCGTTGCGGTATTCAGCATTCTTTTTTGCGCCATATGCGCCACTCTGCTTGCAGGAGCAACGGAATCTCTTGCAGCCAGAGGCGTGCGCGCGGCTATTTTGGTCAACATGGATACGGGCAAGGTGCTTTTTGAAAAAAACGCAGACATGTCCATCCCGCCGGCGTCGCTCACCAAGGTGATGTCCATGTTCCTGACCATGGATGCCGTCAGTGCCAAAAGGCTGAGCCTTGACGAAAAAATCCGCATCACGACTGCCGCGTCCACCGTGGGCGGCTCCTCCATGCACCTCCGCAACGGGGAGCGCGTGGCGGTCAGGCAACTGCTCACCGGCGCTGCCGTTGCATCCGGCAATGACGCCATTACGGCGCTTGCCCTGCGTGTGGCTGGCAACGAGCGGCAATTCGTGCGGGCCATGAATCAAAAAGCCAAGGGGCTGGGCCTGAGCCGCACGGAATTCAAAAATCCCACGGGCCTGCCCGCTGCCGGGCAACGCTCCACCCCGCGTGATATTGCCAGCCTCACCCGCGCCTACCTTCGTGTGCACCCCGGCGCCCAAAAATTTCACAGCACCCGCGTTTTTACCCACAGAAACAGACAAATGGCCAATACAAACGCGCTGCTCGGCTCTGTGCGCGGCGTCAATGGCCTGAAAACAGGCTGGACTGTGGCCTCGGGCTACAATCTTATTGTTACGGCCCAGCGCGGCAATACCCGCATCCTGGCCGTGGTTATGGGCGGCACAAGCCGTAATGCCCGGGATGCCATGGCAACACGACTGATCGAAGCAGGCTTTGACGGGGGTGGCGACCCAAAGAAAATCCGGCGCGCCATGGGCTACAGACGCTAA
- a CDS encoding bacteriocin-type signal sequence, which yields METKSEVKLHEEIEKMEYEPLDPVELKLVHWSWGIGVGLLVVLFVISKFVMTTH from the coding sequence ATGGAAACGAAAAGCGAAGTGAAGCTTCACGAAGAAATCGAGAAGATGGAATACGAACCGCTGGATCCCGTTGAACTCAAGCTCGTTCACTGGAGCTGGGGCATCGGCGTGGGCCTGCTGGTTGTGCTCTTTGTCATCAGCAAGTTCGTCATGACCACGCACTAG
- a CDS encoding HyaD/HybD family hydrogenase maturation endopeptidase has protein sequence MGVGNILLTDEGFGVRAVEYLQAKYTWPENVRLEDGGTQGLLLMSTLMDCDTLVVLDVVLGPEKPGTIYMLEGEDLRKSLSFRDSMHQTDLLDTLITCSMAGHDVQAVVFGLQPFDYHTMQVGLTPEAEKLLPEFCTKVVAALAERGIATAQPVA, from the coding sequence ATGGGCGTCGGCAATATATTGCTGACAGACGAAGGCTTCGGCGTACGCGCCGTGGAATATTTGCAGGCCAAGTATACCTGGCCGGAAAATGTTCGTCTTGAAGACGGCGGCACGCAAGGCCTTTTGCTTATGTCCACGCTGATGGATTGCGATACGCTGGTGGTTCTTGACGTGGTGCTTGGGCCGGAAAAACCCGGCACCATCTATATGCTGGAAGGCGAAGACCTGCGCAAAAGCCTGAGCTTCCGCGACTCCATGCACCAGACAGACCTTCTGGATACTCTGATCACGTGCAGCATGGCCGGGCACGATGTGCAGGCCGTTGTTTTTGGCCTGCAGCCCTTTGACTACCACACCATGCAGGTGGGGCTGACCCCGGAAGCCGAAAAACTGCTGCCGGAATTTTGCACCAAGGTTGTTGCTGCGCTTGCTGAACGCGGCATTGCCACCGCACAGCCTGTTGCCTGA
- the dpaL gene encoding diaminopropionate ammonia-lyase, translated as MPASLLLNPFRTVPAQGVDVTDFSPAVARHVRAYHASFSQYRPTPLVSLPGLAASLGLKNVCVKDESHRFGLNAFKVLGGSYAVARCLAERLRLPAEGLVRGMLDAPAARAAAGQITFISTTDGNHGRGLAWTARELGYPCIIYMPKGSDKTRQNNILALGAQCSITDLNYDDTVRMSWNLAQEKGYIMVQDTAWDGYEQIPAWIMQGYLTLAAEILEQMDAAAIRPTHCFLQAGVGSFAAAVAGFLVAALGEEAPRFIVVEPHAADCFYRSALAGDGKAHAVGGDLQTLMAGLACGEPSSLAWSILKDYSTAFMSCPDYMAANGMRMLAAPVRSDQPIVSGESGAAGAGALHWLMSSPVAADQRATLGLNADASVLLISTEGDTVPHIYKKIVWQGAYADKECD; from the coding sequence ATGCCCGCATCTCTGCTGCTCAATCCCTTTCGCACCGTGCCCGCTCAAGGCGTGGACGTTACCGATTTTTCGCCCGCCGTGGCCCGGCACGTGCGCGCGTACCACGCCTCTTTCAGCCAGTACCGCCCCACTCCACTGGTGAGCCTGCCGGGGCTGGCGGCAAGCCTTGGTCTGAAAAACGTCTGCGTAAAGGATGAATCGCACCGCTTCGGCCTCAATGCCTTCAAGGTGCTTGGCGGCTCCTACGCCGTGGCCCGCTGCCTTGCCGAGCGCTTGCGCCTGCCAGCCGAGGGCCTTGTGCGGGGCATGCTTGACGCCCCCGCCGCCAGAGCAGCCGCAGGGCAGATCACCTTTATCAGCACTACGGACGGCAACCACGGCAGGGGGCTGGCATGGACAGCCCGCGAGCTGGGCTATCCCTGCATCATCTACATGCCCAAAGGGTCGGACAAAACCCGCCAGAACAACATTCTGGCGCTTGGCGCGCAGTGCAGCATCACGGATCTCAATTATGACGACACCGTGCGTATGAGCTGGAATCTGGCGCAGGAAAAAGGCTATATAATGGTGCAGGATACCGCGTGGGACGGCTATGAACAGATTCCCGCATGGATCATGCAGGGGTACCTTACCCTTGCCGCAGAAATTCTGGAGCAGATGGACGCAGCCGCCATTCGCCCGACGCACTGTTTTCTTCAGGCGGGCGTGGGGTCATTTGCCGCTGCTGTGGCGGGTTTTCTGGTGGCGGCCCTTGGCGAAGAGGCACCCCGGTTCATTGTGGTGGAACCGCACGCCGCCGACTGCTTTTACCGCTCAGCGCTGGCGGGCGACGGCAAAGCCCATGCCGTGGGCGGCGACCTGCAAACCCTCATGGCCGGGCTTGCCTGCGGTGAGCCGAGCAGCCTGGCCTGGAGCATCCTCAAGGATTACAGCACGGCCTTCATGTCCTGTCCGGATTACATGGCCGCCAACGGCATGCGCATGCTGGCGGCACCCGTGAGGAGCGATCAGCCCATTGTTTCCGGCGAATCTGGCGCGGCTGGCGCGGGTGCGCTGCACTGGCTCATGAGCAGCCCAGTTGCGGCAGACCAGCGCGCAACTCTTGGCCTGAACGCCGATGCCTCGGTTCTGCTTATCAGCACCGAGGGCGACACGGTGCCGCACATCTATAAAAAGATCGTCTGGCAGGGCGCGTATGCGGATAAGGAGTGCGACTAG
- a CDS encoding nickel-dependent hydrogenase large subunit: MSQIKQTPQSSYTGPIVVDPLTRIEGHLRIEVEVEGGKIKDARSCGTLYRGLEVILKGRDPRDAQHFTQRTCGVCTYTHALASTRALEDAINKPIPANATYIRNLVLAMQFMHDHVVHFYHLHALDFVDVANALQADPAKAAKLAQSISPRPAKAEDFAAVQAKLKTFIESGQLGPFTNAYFLGGHPSYYLEPEANLVATAHYLEALRAQVEIAKGMAVFGAKNPHTQFTVAGGVTCYEALTPQRIKEFRELYKKARTFIEQVYIPDLLMVAGQYKDWAAIGGTDNFMAFGEFPAAGGERDLNSRWYKPGVIYDRKIGSVQPFDPSKIEEHVRHSWYEGDKARTPYEGETKPFFTKMGDTDRYSWLKAPRYAGQSMETGPLAQVLVAYAQNHKTIKPAVDGVLKALNVGPEALFSTLGRTAARGIQTLVIAQQTENWLNEYENNIGKDKQIVEDYAVPANAKGVGFLDAPRGGLSHWIRIEEGKIGNFQLVVPTTWNLGPRDAKGVMGAAEHALVGTPVADPKRPVEILRTIHSFDPCIACAVHVIDGETNEVHKFKVL, from the coding sequence ATGAGCCAGATCAAACAAACGCCCCAGAGCAGCTACACCGGGCCCATTGTGGTGGACCCGCTGACCCGCATCGAAGGGCATCTGCGTATTGAAGTTGAAGTTGAAGGCGGCAAAATCAAGGACGCCCGCAGCTGCGGCACACTTTACCGTGGCCTTGAAGTCATCCTGAAGGGCCGCGATCCGCGTGATGCCCAGCACTTCACCCAGCGCACCTGCGGCGTCTGCACCTACACGCACGCCCTTGCCTCCACCCGCGCGCTTGAAGACGCCATCAACAAGCCCATCCCGGCCAACGCCACCTATATCCGCAACCTCGTGCTGGCCATGCAGTTCATGCATGACCACGTGGTGCATTTCTATCACCTGCACGCCCTCGACTTTGTGGACGTGGCCAATGCCCTGCAGGCCGACCCGGCCAAGGCAGCCAAGCTGGCCCAGTCCATTTCGCCGCGTCCGGCCAAGGCAGAAGACTTTGCCGCCGTGCAGGCCAAACTGAAGACCTTTATTGAAAGCGGCCAGCTTGGCCCCTTCACCAACGCCTACTTCCTGGGCGGCCACCCGAGCTACTACCTGGAGCCGGAAGCCAACCTGGTTGCCACCGCCCACTATCTGGAAGCCCTGCGCGCCCAGGTGGAAATTGCCAAGGGCATGGCCGTGTTCGGCGCCAAAAATCCGCACACCCAGTTCACCGTGGCTGGCGGCGTGACCTGTTACGAAGCCTTGACGCCCCAGCGCATCAAGGAATTCCGCGAATTGTACAAGAAGGCTCGCACCTTCATTGAACAGGTCTACATTCCCGACCTGCTCATGGTTGCCGGTCAGTACAAGGACTGGGCGGCCATTGGCGGCACCGACAACTTCATGGCGTTTGGCGAATTCCCCGCTGCTGGCGGCGAACGCGACCTCAACAGCCGCTGGTACAAGCCCGGCGTCATCTATGATCGCAAGATCGGCTCGGTGCAGCCTTTTGATCCTTCCAAGATCGAAGAACACGTGCGCCACAGCTGGTACGAAGGCGACAAGGCCCGCACCCCCTACGAAGGCGAAACCAAACCCTTCTTCACCAAGATGGGCGATACCGACCGTTATTCCTGGCTCAAGGCTCCCCGCTACGCGGGTCAGTCCATGGAAACCGGCCCCCTCGCCCAGGTGCTGGTGGCCTACGCCCAGAACCACAAGACCATCAAGCCTGCGGTTGACGGCGTGCTGAAGGCCCTTAACGTGGGTCCCGAGGCCCTGTTCTCCACCCTGGGCCGTACTGCCGCCCGCGGTATCCAGACTCTGGTTATCGCGCAGCAGACCGAAAACTGGCTCAACGAGTACGAAAACAACATCGGCAAGGACAAGCAGATCGTCGAAGACTATGCTGTTCCTGCCAATGCCAAGGGCGTGGGCTTCCTGGATGCCCCCCGTGGCGGTCTTTCGCACTGGATCCGTATTGAAGAAGGCAAGATCGGCAACTTCCAGCTCGTGGTGCCCACCACCTGGAACCTCGGACCCCGGGACGCCAAGGGCGTTATGGGTGCTGCCGAGCATGCGCTTGTCGGCACCCCTGTGGCCGATCCCAAGCGCCCGGTTGAAATCCTGCGCACCATCCACTCCTTCGACCCCTGCATCGCCTGCGCCGTGCATGTTATCGATGGAGAAACCAACGAAGTGCACAAGTTCAAGGTGCTGTAG